The segment acaggctgacCACGGGACTTGTGGAGttcccttctctggagacattcaaaacctgcctcGATGCGTTCTTGTGCGACGTCATCTAAgtcttcctgctctggcagtggGAACAGACTAGACGATCgttcaaggtcccttccaatccctcatattttgtgattctgtgtgattctagCAAAGCTTTTATACTTCCTCTCACAGTACCCTTCTGGACAAAACGGACAGCAAACAGCTCATCAACTACACAGCACGATGGGAAAACAACCCCCAGACGAGGCGGCCTCAGCGGCTTACACTAAACGGGGTTacagcaggctggcagccagtcactaaCGGGATGCCCTAGGCCGCCATTTTAGGGACAGGGCTCTTTAACGCCTTCATAAAAAACCTGGATGAAGGACTCAAAGGCAGAACAGGTGACTTACCAAACAACACCACACTCGGAGGAGGCGCGGACTCCCGCAAGGACACAGAGCCCTTGCACGGAGCTCTTGGCAAACCAGAGGGCTGGGCACTCACCAACCACCTCACGCGCACCAACAGCAAGTGCTGCATTGGGCTGCACCggggacggggcaaccctgcCTTCACCTACACACGGGAGGAACACAGGCCGGACAGTGGCCCCACAGAAACACGTCTCAGGGTTTGGGTCAACGCCAAGGgcaacgtgagccagcagcatgccctggcagaCAAAAGGGCCAGCCGTATCCTGGGCGGCCACGGGCACagcgagggaagggattgtcccactctgctctggggcagcctcacctcgagcaccCTCTACCCTTCTGGGTACCACAAAACAAGGGCATAAAGCCATTGGAGAACTTCCACAGGAGGGAAACGGAGACTGTGAAAGGTCCAGAGAGCAAGACGTGTGAGCAGTAGATGAGGTCCCTCACTTCCTTCAGCCAACAATAGAGGAGACGGAGGGGTCGCCTCATGACGGCCTacagctccctcatgagggagcagaggggcaggcgctaagctctgctctctggggacagcaacaggaccccAGGGAACcgcatggagctgggacaggggagggtcaggctggctCTTCGGAAAAGGTTCTTCCCAGACAAGGTAGCTGGACACTGGAACACGCTCCACAGGGAGATGGGCACGGCACCGAACCCTCCCGGAGCTCAAGGAGTGCTTGGACAAGGCTCTCAGAAATACGGTTTGGTTCTCGGCTCCTCCAGCATGGACCCGGGACTTGACTCCATGATCCTTGAGGGTCCCTTCGCACTCACAATATACCATGGTTCTACAATTCTTCTTGCCTCCTGACACCTTCACAGCCTCCTTGACAGCCTTCTTCCCACAAGGACCAACCAACGCCTACATGCCATGACAGAGGAAAGAGCTCCTTGCCATTCTACTGCTTCACAAATAACTAAtaccaaaacccaaacccaatACAACCAGCAAGCGGCCTTCACACAACAAAAGCACATGCTCAGAAAGGCAATTCTGaagggcaaaagaaaagcaCGACAGCACTCCTCAAGGAATAAAGGGAAACCCTCACACATCcacaccacaaccgctctcgCGGCCTCTGCCCCAGCGCTTGCACACCCTGCCTTCAACCACACCACCACTGCAGACAACCTCCCTTCACCCACAACACCCCCCTCACAGGGAGGCACGCGCAGCACCACGGCCAATGCAGTGTCCTCTCTGGAGACACGAGATGGACTTGATGAGTTAGGGCAACAACGCTAgggaagggtctagagaacaagtcttatgagggGGGCAGAGGGACCCTGTGTCCCTCCGCTTGTACGAAAGagggctcaggggagaccttgcTGTACTTCACAAATAACTTAAAGGACGTTGCGTTGCAAGGTGGAGAATGGGGCTCTTCTCCACAGCACTAAGAGGGAAAAGGGCCTTACGGTTCACCAGGAGAGGTCTAGCTTGGAGATGAGGAGAAATTTCATGACTGAAAGGGTTGGGCAAGCATTGGAATAGGCCGTCCGGCAAAATGGTTGAGTCAAtatccctggagatcttcaagaAACGCGTACATTCAGGACTTAATGGCAAGGGTTACTGCTGGACTTTAATTCAAGATCAATGGTtcaactagatgatcttagacATCTTCCCCAAactcaatgattctatgaccctTGGGGGTCCCTTCATTTGCAGGGAACGCTACCATAAAGTTCCTCTTCATCCGAAAACAAAACACACGCAAACCCAAGAGATGGGTGATCCAACACAGGGACAAGGAGCAGACATGCTTTGGGAAGCTCCATCCATACAGACATTCAAAGCACAGGAGCACAAGGGACACATCTCCTCCAATGATACCTGACCGCAGAACCGCAGTAGGACCGAGCAGCTCACAACACCCCTGCCTCCAGAAACACCTCTAAACCTGCAATGAACGACTGCGCTGAAAGTAAAAGGGAACAGACAGGCAAAATAAGACCACGaagaaaaaacccaaacctAACACTAGGGCATGACATAGGGAAAGTGGACCTAGGAAGGAAGAGCAATCGTGGGGAGTACTCAACTACTCTCCCTCAAGGCCAAAagggaaacacaaagaaaagcacatcCGCAACACAGCTGCACCAGCACCCTCTCCCCACCACTTTCACATCCCCCACACAAACACTAAGGACAGATTACCCACCACctcaacaaaaaacaccagccAAGCACCTACACCACGCTCAGGGCCACCCCAACAACGCACTTCCCCACACACCACAACcaccaaaactgaaaaccaCAGCCGGAAACTCTCACCAACCAGAAAGCGAcgaagggaaagaaagatgcCGCACCGCATAAAGCCCGACACACGGCAGCACCCCGAGCACTGCCACCACCCGCACCACCACCCAGCCCCAACAGGCTCCTGCCCAGCACAACCCAACTCCCACCATGCCTGGGCCCGCAGCCCCAACACCAACAGCCATCCACAGCGCCCTGgcgctcctgctcctcctcacgCCTCCCGCCAACgccttctcctgcagccccctgcgcCTCCACGACAGCGCCTTCCCCTGGgacagcctccagctcctccgcGACAtggctcccagccccacgcagccctgCCCGCAGCAACACGCGCCTTGCTCCTTCCCGGACACCCTCCTGGACACCAACGACACACAGCAAGCCGCACACACCgtccaccacctcctccaacACCTCTTCGacaccctcagcagccccagcacccccgcgCACTGGCTCGACACCGCACGCCACGACCTCCTcaaccagctccagcaccacatCCACCACCTCGAGCGCTGCTTCCCAGCCGACGCCACGCGCTTCCACAGGCGAGGGCCCCGCAACCTTCACCTCAGCATCAACAAGTACTTCGGCTGCATCCAACACTTCCTCCAGAACCACACCTACAGCCCCTGCGCCTGGGACCACGTCCGCCTCGAGGCTCACGCCTGCTTCCAGCGCATCCACCGCCTCACCCGCACCATGCGCTAAGAGGAGCCCCACACGCGCACCTCTGCCCTGACGCCTCCCTTCGCCCACCACACACGGACGCTGACAAGAACTGACCAGAGCCCAGagcccaccaccacccaccACCTCCttatttaactatttatttcAACCAAGCTTGTCATCTATTTATTAACTATTTATGCAAAGTAAATAAAGACCTTTTGTAAGAACCTGACCAGTCCTAGAGCATCCCTCTCACTGGCCTGAGGGCATCTGGATGATGCCCTCATCTCCAGCCTTACACTTCTGCTTAGCCCTCAAGTGCTCACGCACTTCCCACTCAACCATCTTGGGACAACCCCACCAACCAAACTCGTCTCGATCACCCCTCTCCCGTCCCATCCCGGGGCACCTCTGACAACAGTCCCTCTCTCTCTatctccccacacacaccctcGCAGCTACCACCCCCACGCACCCAGcacctctctccttctctcagCCTCCATCAGCACGCACAGCTCGCTCTCGCTCCACTCCTCTCCTACAACCTCGACAGCTTCAGCGACCACAAACCCCTCCCTCCACCACACCACTGATGACCTCACCAGGCACACCGCTCCGCAGCCAACCAGCCCCTTCACAGCCCGCTGCCCGCTCTCCCACCCACATGGCCCAGGATCAATGTGGCCTTCGCGCCTGACCAGGCACACTGCACGCTCACGGGCATGACACACTCACTGGTCACAGCCAACACAGCTGCACGAGAGGAATGTCCTCTTTGACTCAAGCTTCTCCTCTCAGGACAACGTTACCCTCCTGCCTCACCAAGGGACACCACCCAGCGTCATCTTTTTACATTGCAGGGAGACGTCATCATTTCACATTGGCGgggagaaatttaatgaaatataacaagGGCAAGCGTAGAGTCCTGCATCCGGGCAAGCACAACTCCAGACACCACGATACCTTGGGGACtgtcctgctggagagcagcgaAGGGGAAACGGACccgggggtcctggtggacagcacGATGACCAGGAGCCAGCACTGTGCGCTTGTGGCTAAGAAcgccaatggcatcctggggtggATTACAAGGGCTGTGGTTATTAGGTTGAGAgagcctctccttcccctctactctgccctgctGAGACCACATCTGGAATATTGTCTCCAGTTCTCGGACCCTTACTTCActaaggacagggaactgcttgagagagtccagcacagagccacgaggatgacgaagggagtggagcatctcccttacgacggatggctgagggagctgggtctctttagcttggagagCAGGAGACTCGGGGGTGACCTTAATGTGTAAAGGATGAGTGTCAGCAGGACGGAGCCAGGTTCTTCTCTGTGACATCTAAAGATAGGACAAGAAGCAACGGGTGCAAGCTGGAATGTTCAGTTTGCATCTCACGTTCTGTGTAAATATGAGACGAAACTttttcacggtgagggtgagagaacactggaacaggctgacCATGGGACTTGTGGAGttcccttctctggagacattcaaaacctgcctcGATGCGTTCTTGTGCGACGTCATCTAAgtcttcctgctctggcagtggGAACAGACTAGACGATCgttcaaggtcccttccaatccctcatattttgtgattctgtgtgattctagCAAAGCTTTTATACTTCCTCTCACAGTACCCTTCTGGACAAAACGGACAGCAAACAGCTCATCAACTACACAGCACGATGGGAAAACAACCCCCAGACGAGGCGGCCTCAGCGGCTTACACTAAACGGGGTTacagcaggctggcagccagtcactaaCGGGATGCCCTAGGCCGCCATTTTAGGGACAGGGCTCTTTAACGCCTTCATAAAAAACCTGGATGAAGGACTCAAAGGCAGAACAGGTGACTTACCAAACAACACCACACTCGGAGGAGGCGCGGACTCCCGCAAGGACACAGAGCCCTTGCACGGAGCTCTTGGCAAACCAGAGGGCTGGGCACTCACCAACCACCTCACGCGCACCAACAGCAAGTGCTGCATTGGGCTGCACCggggacggggcaaccctgcCTTCACCTACACACGGGAGGAACACAGGCCGGACAGTGGCCCCACAGAAACACGTCTCAGGGTTTGGGTCAACGCCAAGGgcaacgtgagccagcagcatgccctggcagaCAAAAGGGCCAGCCGTATCCTGGGCGGCCACGGGCACagcgagggaagggattgtcccactctgctctggggcagcctcacctcgagcaccCTCTACCCTTCTGGGTACCACAAAACAAGGGCATAAAGCCATTGGAGAACTTCCACAGGAGGGAAACGGAGACTGTGAAAGGTCCAGAGAGCAAGACGTGTGAGCAGTAGATGAGGTCCCTCACTTCCTTCAGCCAACAATAGAGGAGACGGAGGGGTCGCCTCATGACGGCCTacagctccctcatgagggagcagaggggcaggcgctaagctctgctctctggggacagcaacaggaccccAGGGAACcgcatggagctgggacaggggagggtcaggctggctCTTCGGAAAAGGTTCTTCCCAGACAAGGTAGCTGGACACTGGAACACGCTCCACAGGGAGATGGGCACGGCACCGAACCCTCCCGGAGCTCAAGGAGTGCTTGGACAAGGCTCTCAGAAATACGGTTTGGTTCTCGGCTCCTCCAGCATGGACCCGGGACTTGACTCCATGATCCTTGAGGGTCCCTTCGCACTCACAATATACCATGGTTCTACAATTCTTCTTGCCTCCTGACACCTTCACAGCCTCCTTGACAGCCTTCTTCCCACAAGGACCAACCAACACCTACATGCCATGACAGAGGAAAGAGCTCCTTGCCATTCTACTGCTTCACAAATAACTAAtaccaaaacccaaacccaatACAACCAGCAAGCGGCCTTCACACAACAAAAGCACATGCTCAGAAAGGCAATTCTGaagggcaaaagaaaagcacaacagCACTCCTCAAGGAATAAAGGGAAACCCTCACACATCcacaccacaaccgctctcgCGGCCTCTGCCCCAGCGCTTGCACACCCTGCCTTCAACCACACCACCACTGCAGACAACCTCCCTTCACCCACAACACCCCCCTCACAGGGAGGCACGCGCAGCACCACGGCCAATGCAGTGTCCTCTCTGGAGACACGAGATGGACTTGATGAGTTAGGGCAACAACGCTAgggaagggtctagagaacaagtcttatgagggGGGCAGAGGGACCCTGTGTCCCTCCGCTTGTACGAAAGagggctcaggggagaccttgcTGTACTTCACAAATAACTTAAAGGACGTTGCGTTGCAAGGTGGAGAATGGGGCTCTTCTCCACAGCACTAAGAGGGAAAAGGGCCTTACGGTTCACCAGGAGAGGTCTAGCTTGGAGATGAGGAGAAATTTCATGACTGAAAGGGTTGGGCAAGCATTAGAATAGGCCGTCCGGCAAAATGGTTGAGTCAAtatccctggagatcttcaagaAACGCGTACATTCAGGACTTAATGGCAAGGGTTACTGCTGGACTTTAATTCAAGATCAATGGTtcaactagatgatcttagacATCTTCCCCAAactcaatgattctatgaccctTGGGGGTCCCTTCATTTGCAGGGAACGCTACCATAAAGTTCCTCTTCATCCGAAAACAAAACACACGCAAACCCAAGAGATGGGTGATCCAACACAGGGACAAGGAGCAGACATGCTTTGGGAAGCTCCATCCATACAGACATTCAAAGCACAGGAGCACAAGGGACACATCTCCTCCAATGATACCTGACCGCAGAACCGCAGTAGGACCGAGCAGCTCACAACACCCCTGCCTCCAGAAACACCTCTAAACCTGCAATGAACGACTGCGCTGAAAGTAAAAGGGAACAGACAGGCAAAATAAGACCACGaagaaaaaacccaaacctAACACTAGGGCATGACATAGGGAAAGTGGACCTAGGAAGGAAGAGCAATCGTGGGGAGTACTCAACTACTCTCCCTCAAGGCCAAAagggaaacacaaagaaaagcacatcCGCAACACAGCTGCACCAGCACCCTCTCCCCACCACTTTCACATCCCCCACACAAACACTAAGGACAGATTACCCACCACctcaacaaaaaacaccagccAAGCACCTACACCACGCTCAGGGCCACCCCAACAACGCACTTCCCCACACACCACAACcaccaaaactgaaaaccaCAGCCGGAAACTCTCACCAACCAGAAAGCGAcgaagggaaagaaagatgcCGCACCGCATAAAGCCCGACACACGGCAGCACCCCGAGCACTGCCACCACCCGCACCACCACCCAGCCCCAACAGGCTCCTGCCCAGCACAACCCAACTCCCACCATGCCTGGGCCCGCAGCCCCAACACCAACAGCCATCCACAGCGC is part of the Cygnus atratus isolate AKBS03 ecotype Queensland, Australia unplaced genomic scaffold, CAtr_DNAZoo_HiC_assembly HiC_scaffold_171, whole genome shotgun sequence genome and harbors:
- the LOC118257702 gene encoding interferon; protein product: MPGPAAPTPTAIHSALALLLLLTPPANAFSCSPLRLHDSAFPWDSLQLLRDMAPSPTQPCPQQHAPCSFPDTLLDTNDTQQAAHTVHHLLQHLFDTLSSPSTPAHWLDTARHDLLNQLQHHIHHLERCFPADATRFHRRGPRNLHLSINKYFGCIQHFLQNHTYSPCAWDHVRLEAHACFQRIHRLTRTMR